Proteins from a genomic interval of Granulicella sp. L56:
- a CDS encoding PQQ-binding-like beta-propeller repeat protein, whose amino-acid sequence MRIGGWAAVVAFTLFGVTLWQVQTRHANVVVAASRGAEGTARDWPVYNGGVNGDHYSPLTQINRSNVHRLKVAWTFDTHEEGGLQTNPLVIGRTLYAYTPSQKVIAFDGATGKVIWTFSTGTPGGQPTRGLSYWTDGKESILFAGALTNLYALDPATGKPILAFGDQGKIDLRRGLTDGDYSGIYLAPTTPGLIFKDMIIVGFRAPEEEPALHGDIRAFDVHTGALRWSFHTIPHPGEYGYETWPKEAWKVTGAANNWAGMSLDETRGIVYAPTGSAVTDFYGYDRAGDDLFADTLLALDANTGKRIWHFQDVHHDIWDRDFPSPPALVTVHREGKAIDAVAQTTKQGFIFLFDRTNGKPLFPIEERPFPASNVPGETTSPTQPIPQFPLPYARQLLTADMLTTRTPEAHAWAVEQFKTFRSEGQFIPFSVDKQTVVFPGFDGGAEWGGPAVDPRSGVIYINANDVAWTGGLTASKTSGGTGAALYQSQCSMCHGAERKGSPPAFPSLIHVDKHLSDASITSLIHDGKARMPSFPGITGEKLEAILAFLKTDPDAMNTEQSNKAQKMSAESSARTTDSGLTSKSEMGSSEATTARYQFTGYRKFLDPDGYPAIVPPWGTLNAIDLNTGKYLWKIPLGEYPELAAKGMKGTGSENYGGPIVTAGGIVIVSATIYDRKIRTFDSRTGKLLWEAELPYAGNATPATYMIDGKQYVVIAASGARNPKGPQGAAYVAFALP is encoded by the coding sequence ATGCGAATTGGGGGTTGGGCTGCTGTCGTTGCGTTTACTCTGTTCGGCGTGACGCTTTGGCAGGTGCAGACAAGACATGCCAATGTGGTTGTCGCCGCAAGTCGAGGAGCTGAAGGTACAGCGCGAGATTGGCCTGTCTACAACGGCGGGGTAAATGGAGACCACTATTCGCCCTTGACGCAGATCAACCGCTCGAACGTGCATCGATTGAAAGTCGCCTGGACATTCGATACACACGAAGAGGGTGGGCTGCAGACGAATCCTCTGGTGATCGGCCGGACGCTCTATGCATACACCCCATCGCAGAAAGTGATTGCGTTCGATGGCGCAACGGGCAAGGTGATCTGGACCTTTTCTACGGGGACGCCCGGAGGTCAGCCCACTCGCGGACTCAGTTATTGGACCGATGGCAAGGAGAGCATCCTGTTCGCAGGCGCTCTCACCAATCTCTATGCGCTTGATCCGGCGACAGGGAAGCCCATTTTGGCCTTTGGAGATCAGGGCAAGATCGATCTTCGCCGGGGCCTGACCGATGGCGACTACTCAGGCATATATCTCGCTCCTACTACTCCGGGTTTGATCTTCAAGGACATGATCATCGTCGGCTTTCGTGCGCCGGAGGAGGAGCCTGCACTGCATGGCGACATTCGTGCGTTCGATGTCCATACCGGCGCACTTCGCTGGAGTTTCCACACCATTCCTCATCCGGGCGAATACGGTTACGAGACGTGGCCGAAGGAAGCATGGAAGGTTACCGGCGCAGCGAATAATTGGGCGGGCATGTCGCTCGATGAGACGCGCGGCATTGTGTATGCGCCTACCGGCTCCGCTGTAACTGACTTTTACGGCTACGACCGCGCTGGCGACGATCTGTTCGCGGATACGCTGTTAGCGCTCGATGCCAATACTGGCAAGCGTATATGGCACTTTCAGGATGTGCATCACGATATATGGGACCGCGACTTTCCTTCGCCGCCAGCGCTTGTCACCGTTCATCGAGAGGGCAAGGCGATTGATGCCGTAGCGCAGACCACGAAGCAGGGCTTTATCTTTCTCTTCGACCGGACGAACGGCAAGCCGCTGTTTCCCATCGAGGAGCGCCCTTTTCCTGCGTCGAATGTTCCCGGCGAAACGACCTCTCCGACACAGCCGATCCCGCAATTTCCCCTGCCGTATGCTCGTCAGTTGCTCACCGCCGATATGCTGACGACGCGTACACCGGAAGCCCATGCCTGGGCAGTCGAACAGTTCAAGACCTTTCGCAGTGAAGGTCAATTTATTCCTTTCAGCGTGGACAAGCAGACCGTGGTTTTTCCGGGCTTCGATGGCGGAGCCGAGTGGGGTGGTCCAGCCGTAGACCCTCGCAGCGGTGTCATTTATATCAACGCCAACGACGTTGCCTGGACAGGAGGGTTGACGGCGAGCAAAACGAGCGGCGGTACGGGTGCTGCTTTGTATCAAAGTCAATGTTCGATGTGCCATGGTGCAGAACGAAAGGGATCGCCACCGGCGTTTCCGTCTTTGATTCATGTCGACAAACACCTGTCTGACGCTTCGATTACGTCGTTGATTCACGACGGTAAGGCAAGGATGCCTTCTTTTCCGGGCATAACGGGAGAAAAATTAGAGGCGATCCTCGCGTTTCTCAAGACTGATCCCGATGCCATGAATACAGAGCAGAGCAATAAAGCTCAAAAAATGTCTGCCGAGAGCAGCGCTCGGACAACCGATTCGGGGTTGACATCAAAGAGCGAGATGGGAAGCTCCGAAGCTACCACTGCCCGGTATCAGTTTACGGGGTATCGTAAATTTCTTGATCCCGATGGCTATCCGGCGATCGTGCCTCCGTGGGGAACGCTCAACGCTATCGATCTGAACACAGGCAAGTATCTCTGGAAGATTCCGCTGGGCGAGTATCCCGAGCTTGCGGCAAAGGGAATGAAGGGAACCGGCAGCGAGAATTACGGTGGCCCGATTGTCACGGCAGGCGGCATCGTGATTGTCAGCGCGACGATCTACGACAGGAAGATCAGGACATTCGACAGCCGAACGGGGAAGCTTCTCTGGGAAGCGGAGCTTCCATACGCCGGCAACGCGACGCCCGCGACCTACATGATCGATGGCAAGCAGTATGTGGTGATTGCGGCAAGCGGTGCGCGCAATCCCAAAGGGCCGCAGGGCGCTGCCTATGTCGCGTTTGCGTTGCCGTAG
- the mak gene encoding fructokinase has product MANLEMRIGIDLGGTKIEALAIEKDGRELVRHRVDTPQGNYDATVASMAALVQRIEGEMGRTATVGAGIPGCVSSVTGVVKNANSTWLNGKPLDRDLCAALEREVRVANDANCLAISEATDGAAAGKRLVFGVILGTGCGGGIAINGRVHDGPNGIAGEWGHNPLPWMLPEELPGPSCYCGKRGCLETWISGTGVAQDHKRVTGRELTTREIVAASEAGDSDAVATVNRFEDRLARGLAHVINLLDPDVLVFGGGLSKVQQLYRNLPKILPRYVFGREVATPIVQAKFGDSSGVRGAAWLWPNQ; this is encoded by the coding sequence ATGGCAAATTTGGAGATGCGGATTGGCATCGATCTTGGCGGAACCAAGATTGAAGCGCTGGCGATTGAAAAGGATGGAAGGGAGTTGGTCAGGCATCGGGTCGACACTCCCCAGGGCAACTATGATGCGACGGTTGCATCCATGGCTGCGCTCGTCCAGCGTATCGAAGGAGAGATGGGTCGAACAGCGACGGTGGGCGCGGGGATTCCCGGCTGTGTTTCGAGTGTAACCGGAGTGGTGAAGAACGCGAATTCGACATGGCTGAATGGGAAGCCGCTCGACCGCGATCTGTGTGCGGCGCTGGAGCGCGAGGTGCGCGTGGCCAATGATGCAAACTGTCTTGCTATTTCGGAGGCGACCGATGGCGCGGCGGCGGGGAAGCGACTGGTCTTTGGGGTGATTTTGGGAACGGGGTGCGGCGGCGGCATCGCGATCAACGGCCGCGTTCACGATGGCCCGAACGGAATCGCCGGTGAATGGGGGCATAATCCTCTGCCTTGGATGCTCCCAGAGGAACTGCCCGGGCCGTCATGCTACTGCGGGAAGCGAGGATGCCTGGAGACGTGGATCTCGGGGACCGGTGTGGCGCAGGACCACAAGAGGGTGACCGGAAGGGAACTGACGACGCGGGAGATTGTGGCGGCTTCGGAGGCCGGTGATTCGGATGCGGTCGCTACGGTGAATCGCTTTGAGGACCGATTGGCGCGGGGATTGGCCCATGTCATCAATCTTCTGGATCCGGATGTGCTTGTCTTTGGTGGAGGGTTGTCGAAGGTGCAGCAGCTTTATCGGAATCTGCCGAAGATACTGCCTCGGTATGTGTTTGGCCGAGAGGTTGCGACGCCAATCGTGCAGGCTAAATTTGGAGACTCCAGCGGAGTTCGTGGAGCAGCGTGGCTGTGGCCGAATCAGTGA
- a CDS encoding trehalase family glycosidase, protein MKHLLRIGILLFTTTLLAGSANPQPSGSDAASNAKILSYIHNSWDSLSRSMSDCKSLVDPKITTAPVLYLPAGLATPAPVTAAQKLCNIEVRRLPRKINHMGDIKVSEIPKEGLLYLPNRYVVPGGRFNEMYGWDSYFIILGLVHDNRSDLARGMVENFFYEIENYGAILNANRTYFFTRSQPPFLTSMIREVYEHPDGKPLSKEWLAKAYGYAQRDYSLWTSPIHRAGDTGLARYKDIGEGPVPEMADDSDYYPNVIRWLLAHPDLHTEYLIDAPEHPTASQAIALAKTSCDITASKVCARAYYKGHRLTSAFYSGDRAMRESGFDTSFRFGAFSGSTDDYAPVCLNSLLYKYERDMAHFATLLGRTAEAAAWERRAATRRDAINKYLWNPTAGMFYDYDFSTHQRSTYNYITAFYPLWAGLATPRQAATMDHHLSLFEHTGGLAMSDNESGVQWDLPFGWAPTNWLAVKGLAQYGFTSDASRAASELSQTVLQNFLHDGTIREKYNVVSGSANVNVAAGYTSNAVGFGWTNGVYVQMSDLISHSKKKAKASH, encoded by the coding sequence ATGAAACATCTACTTCGCATCGGCATCCTGCTTTTCACGACGACACTTCTTGCCGGCAGCGCAAATCCTCAGCCATCTGGCTCCGATGCAGCTTCGAACGCCAAAATACTGAGCTACATTCATAACAGTTGGGACAGCCTCTCTCGTTCCATGTCTGACTGCAAATCGCTGGTCGATCCTAAAATAACGACAGCTCCGGTGCTCTACCTTCCCGCGGGCCTCGCAACGCCGGCGCCCGTAACCGCCGCGCAGAAGCTCTGCAACATCGAGGTACGCAGGCTGCCGCGCAAGATCAATCACATGGGTGATATCAAGGTCAGCGAGATCCCGAAAGAGGGCCTTCTCTATCTCCCCAATCGCTACGTCGTCCCTGGCGGACGCTTCAACGAGATGTACGGTTGGGACAGCTACTTCATTATCCTCGGCCTCGTGCATGACAATCGCTCCGACCTCGCTCGCGGCATGGTCGAAAATTTCTTCTACGAGATCGAAAACTACGGCGCTATCCTCAACGCCAACCGCACCTACTTTTTCACCCGCTCGCAGCCGCCATTTCTCACGTCCATGATCCGCGAGGTCTACGAGCATCCCGACGGCAAGCCTCTCTCAAAGGAATGGCTCGCCAAAGCCTACGGTTATGCGCAGCGTGATTATTCGCTGTGGACATCACCCATCCATCGCGCAGGCGACACCGGCCTCGCCCGTTACAAAGATATCGGCGAAGGTCCCGTACCCGAGATGGCCGACGACAGCGACTACTACCCCAACGTCATCCGCTGGCTGCTCGCGCATCCTGACCTTCACACCGAATACCTCATCGATGCTCCCGAACACCCGACCGCATCCCAAGCCATAGCCCTTGCAAAGACCAGCTGCGACATCACCGCGTCCAAAGTCTGCGCTCGCGCCTATTACAAAGGCCATCGCCTCACCAGCGCCTTTTACAGCGGCGACCGCGCCATGCGTGAGTCCGGCTTCGACACCAGCTTCCGCTTCGGTGCATTCAGCGGCTCGACCGACGATTACGCGCCTGTCTGCCTCAATAGTCTCCTCTATAAATACGAACGCGATATGGCCCACTTCGCCACCTTGCTGGGCCGCACCGCAGAGGCTGCCGCATGGGAACGCCGCGCCGCAACTCGACGCGATGCTATCAATAAATATCTCTGGAATCCCACAGCAGGCATGTTCTACGACTACGACTTCTCGACCCATCAACGCTCTACTTACAACTACATCACGGCCTTCTATCCGCTCTGGGCCGGACTCGCCACCCCCCGGCAAGCCGCGACGATGGACCATCATCTCTCACTCTTCGAGCACACCGGCGGCCTCGCCATGAGCGACAACGAGTCCGGCGTCCAATGGGATCTCCCCTTCGGCTGGGCGCCAACGAACTGGCTCGCAGTCAAAGGCCTCGCACAGTACGGCTTCACCAGCGATGCCTCACGCGCAGCGAGTGAACTTTCGCAGACCGTCCTGCAAAACTTTCTGCACGACGGCACCATCCGTGAAAAGTACAACGTGGTCAGCGGCTCTGCCAACGTAAACGTCGCCGCAGGCTACACGAGCAACGCGGTAGGCTTCGGCTGGACCAACGGCGTCTACGTGCAAATGAGCGACCTTATCTCCCACTCAAAAAAGAAGGCTAAAGCAAGTCACTAA
- a CDS encoding Asd/ArgC dimerization domain-containing protein, with protein MANGIYRIGIVGASSLVGKELSDELGESVLGASDFVLLDEEEAAGQITATGDEASFIQRLEPSSFDHMDFVFFAGSAEVTKKYWQDARRAGASIVDLTYALEGEKDVLARAPWVAEALAAKTPLSGTELDLNTPAVVAGHPAAVMLALVAARLQAKVPLKSVAATVLEPASENGRLAMDELHQQTVNLLSFQTLPREQYDAQVAFNLLPSLGEAAKVKLTVAEKRIRDQYAEFSAGALPPLALQLVQTPVFHSYTMSVLVEVAQSVTTEQIEAALVGEHVDVVSGESDPPSNLSAAGQEDIMVHVSEDVGSEGVSRFWLWMAADNLKLAALNAIACAGELRRLRPLGKVQ; from the coding sequence ATGGCGAATGGAATTTATCGGATAGGCATTGTCGGGGCGTCGTCGCTGGTGGGAAAAGAGTTGAGCGATGAACTGGGTGAGTCTGTGCTGGGGGCATCGGATTTTGTGTTGCTCGATGAAGAGGAAGCTGCTGGGCAGATAACCGCGACTGGCGACGAGGCTTCGTTTATTCAGCGGCTGGAGCCTTCTTCGTTCGACCACATGGACTTCGTCTTCTTTGCGGGCAGCGCCGAGGTGACAAAGAAATATTGGCAGGACGCGCGACGAGCCGGTGCCAGCATCGTCGACCTGACGTATGCGCTGGAGGGAGAGAAAGATGTTCTGGCGCGGGCCCCGTGGGTAGCGGAGGCCTTGGCGGCAAAGACTCCGTTGAGCGGAACGGAGTTGGACCTTAATACTCCTGCGGTGGTCGCGGGACATCCTGCGGCGGTGATGCTGGCGCTGGTGGCGGCGCGGTTGCAGGCAAAGGTGCCACTGAAGAGTGTTGCAGCGACCGTGCTGGAGCCTGCGTCGGAGAATGGACGGCTGGCGATGGATGAACTGCATCAGCAGACGGTGAACCTGCTGTCGTTTCAGACGCTGCCACGGGAACAGTATGACGCGCAGGTGGCCTTCAATCTGCTGCCTTCGCTGGGTGAGGCTGCGAAGGTGAAACTGACCGTGGCGGAGAAGCGCATTCGCGATCAGTACGCAGAATTTTCAGCAGGAGCGCTGCCGCCGCTGGCCTTGCAGCTTGTGCAGACGCCGGTCTTCCATAGCTATACCATGTCGGTGCTGGTGGAGGTTGCGCAGTCTGTGACGACAGAACAGATAGAAGCTGCGTTGGTGGGCGAGCACGTCGATGTCGTGAGTGGGGAATCTGATCCGCCGAGCAATTTGAGCGCAGCCGGACAGGAAGACATTATGGTCCATGTCAGCGAAGATGTTGGCAGCGAGGGCGTGTCGCGATTCTGGCTTTGGATGGCGGCGGATAATTTAAAGCTCGCGGCCTTGAATGCAATTGCCTGTGCCGGGGAACTGCGCCGGTTGCGTCCGCTGGGCAAGGTGCAGTAA
- the pssA gene encoding CDP-diacylglycerol--serine O-phosphatidyltransferase: protein MADEASEGTRIEASGRRHQPSRGMYVLPSLFTAGNIGAGFYAITQSVQGTVGDPVHFDHAALAIGFAILFDGLDGRIARMTNTTSDFGKELDSLADVVTFGVAPSLLAYIWGFRMLPVMSHPGLREQLLHLGVFVCFVFLICGACRLARFNISINPQPRNPGRPGQKYFVGMPIPAGAGVICSVIHCFNGSPINRPSMAFLWLGLIAFTGFLMVSSWRFWSGKEISLGNRHPFQMVAVVGVLIALLWLYSESMLIILALGYLVSGVVARLAYSWSRERRHHSVDAS, encoded by the coding sequence ATGGCAGACGAGGCGTCCGAGGGGACGCGGATCGAGGCGAGCGGCAGGAGGCATCAGCCTAGCCGTGGTATGTATGTGCTGCCGTCGCTGTTCACGGCGGGCAATATCGGTGCTGGTTTCTATGCGATTACGCAGAGCGTGCAGGGGACCGTGGGGGACCCTGTGCACTTCGACCATGCTGCGCTGGCCATTGGGTTCGCCATCCTGTTCGATGGGCTCGATGGACGCATTGCGCGGATGACGAACACGACCAGCGACTTTGGCAAGGAGCTCGATTCGCTGGCCGATGTGGTTACGTTCGGTGTGGCTCCTAGCCTGCTGGCGTATATCTGGGGATTTCGGATGCTGCCGGTGATGTCGCATCCGGGCCTGCGCGAGCAGCTTCTTCACCTTGGGGTCTTCGTCTGCTTTGTGTTTTTGATTTGTGGTGCGTGCAGGTTGGCGCGATTCAATATCAGCATCAACCCGCAGCCTCGCAATCCCGGGCGGCCGGGGCAAAAATACTTTGTAGGCATGCCGATTCCGGCGGGTGCGGGAGTGATCTGCTCGGTGATTCATTGCTTCAACGGATCTCCGATCAATCGACCGTCAATGGCCTTTCTGTGGCTCGGGCTGATTGCGTTCACGGGTTTTCTGATGGTAAGCAGTTGGCGCTTCTGGAGCGGCAAGGAGATCAGCCTCGGGAACCGGCATCCCTTCCAGATGGTGGCTGTGGTGGGAGTGCTGATCGCGCTGCTGTGGCTTTACTCGGAGTCCATGCTGATTATTCTCGCGCTGGGCTACCTGGTGTCGGGTGTGGTGGCGCGACTGGCCTATTCCTGGAGCAGGGAACGGCGGCACCACTCGGTTGATGCATCGTAG
- a CDS encoding phosphatidylserine decarboxylase, with protein MVRDGFFYALGLGVVAAVLWYLKMPLVLVAVPVLLAVFFLWFFRDPNRTIPQEPGQIVSPGDGLVTAAEWIETTAGSKLRLSIFLNVFDVHVNRAPVAGTVTVVEYREGEFLNAMKPESVLHNEQTLIVIDAGAYAVSFKQIAGLLARRIVCNVKVGDRVERGQRVGLIKFGSRVDVLLPAEAELRVKTGVRVRGGSSVLAVIPQTNLTATVA; from the coding sequence ATGGTTCGAGATGGATTCTTCTATGCGTTAGGCCTCGGCGTCGTGGCAGCAGTGCTCTGGTATTTGAAGATGCCGCTTGTGTTGGTGGCGGTTCCGGTGCTGCTGGCGGTCTTTTTTCTGTGGTTTTTCCGCGACCCCAACCGAACGATTCCACAGGAGCCGGGACAGATTGTCTCGCCTGGAGACGGCCTTGTAACCGCCGCGGAATGGATCGAGACGACGGCCGGTAGCAAGTTGCGGCTCAGCATCTTTCTGAATGTCTTCGACGTGCATGTGAACCGCGCGCCGGTGGCTGGGACGGTTACGGTGGTGGAGTATCGCGAGGGCGAGTTTTTGAATGCGATGAAGCCTGAGTCCGTGCTGCATAACGAACAGACACTCATCGTGATCGATGCTGGTGCCTATGCGGTGAGCTTCAAGCAAATTGCGGGACTGCTGGCGAGGCGCATCGTGTGCAACGTGAAGGTGGGCGATCGCGTGGAGCGCGGACAGCGAGTTGGCCTGATCAAGTTTGGATCGCGGGTGGATGTTCTGTTGCCCGCAGAGGCTGAGTTGAGAGTGAAGACGGGCGTGCGGGTGCGCGGCGGTTCTTCGGTGCTGGCTGTGATTCCGCAAACTAACCTGACAGCAACGGTGGCGTGA
- a CDS encoding GNAT family N-acetyltransferase has protein sequence MSGFCVRAGVVGDLAAVMALERATAEAPHWGEEEYAAAIGGTGDYVRRRLFVAAADGAVIGFAVGKVAGDLAELESVAVDLRLRRGGVGRELCGAVIAWCREECAGALELEVRAASGGAIGLYRGLGFTPVGQRPRYYSEPVDDAVLMRLDLLESA, from the coding sequence ATGAGCGGGTTTTGTGTTCGGGCTGGGGTGGTGGGCGATCTTGCTGCCGTGATGGCGCTGGAACGGGCTACGGCGGAGGCTCCGCATTGGGGTGAGGAGGAGTATGCTGCGGCGATTGGCGGTACCGGCGATTATGTGCGGCGGCGCTTGTTTGTAGCTGCAGCGGATGGGGCGGTGATTGGATTTGCGGTGGGCAAGGTCGCAGGGGATTTAGCGGAGTTGGAGAGTGTCGCGGTGGATCTGCGGCTGCGGCGTGGGGGCGTGGGGAGGGAACTCTGCGGGGCTGTAATTGCGTGGTGTCGGGAAGAGTGCGCGGGGGCGCTGGAGTTGGAGGTTAGGGCGGCGAGTGGAGGGGCAATTGGACTGTATCGAGGACTGGGGTTTACCCCGGTGGGTCAGCGTCCACGGTATTACAGTGAGCCTGTGGACGATGCGGTGCTGATGCGACTGGACTTATTAGAAAGTGCATAA
- the tsaB gene encoding tRNA (adenosine(37)-N6)-threonylcarbamoyltransferase complex dimerization subunit type 1 TsaB, with the protein MRFLLIDTCGSEGSVALADTSLADAVVAVEVLPGRTASERLVPAVRRVMEASGWRLGDLTAVVAVHGPGSFTGVRVGLSAAKGLSEAGGVPLIAVSQLALLAASADGEVVYAVLDAGRGEFYLGKYAGHECLREALLTGEEVLAAAAGGTVVVCEAKVAEALADLQPRVVAEPRAQDVLPFALERAAAGRFDDAALLDANYLRRTDAEIFAKPKSAVR; encoded by the coding sequence ATGCGTTTTTTGTTGATTGATACATGTGGGAGTGAGGGTAGCGTTGCGTTGGCGGATACTTCGCTGGCCGATGCGGTGGTTGCGGTGGAGGTGTTGCCGGGGCGGACGGCTTCGGAGCGGCTGGTGCCTGCGGTGCGGCGCGTGATGGAGGCCTCTGGCTGGCGGCTGGGCGATTTGACGGCAGTCGTGGCCGTCCATGGGCCGGGTTCGTTTACTGGGGTGCGCGTTGGGTTGAGCGCGGCGAAGGGTTTGAGCGAGGCCGGAGGTGTGCCGTTGATTGCCGTTTCGCAACTGGCGTTGCTGGCTGCCTCTGCTGATGGCGAGGTGGTTTATGCGGTGCTGGATGCTGGCCGGGGAGAGTTTTATTTAGGGAAGTACGCGGGCCACGAGTGCCTGCGCGAGGCTCTGCTGACAGGGGAGGAAGTGTTGGCCGCTGCGGCTGGGGGGACGGTGGTTGTCTGCGAGGCCAAAGTCGCCGAGGCGTTGGCGGATTTGCAGCCGCGAGTGGTCGCGGAGCCACGGGCGCAGGATGTGCTGCCGTTCGCTCTGGAGCGGGCCGCGGCGGGGAGATTTGACGACGCTGCGTTGCTCGATGCGAACTATCTGCGGCGAACGGATGCGGAGATCTTTGCCAAGCCGAAGAGCGCGGTGCGATGA
- the meaB gene encoding methylmalonyl Co-A mutase-associated GTPase MeaB: protein MNGLGDLEAMVERLRAGEVRSLARAVSLVEDGSAVGRELVRACRGYAGDALRVGITGPPGAGKSTLVDQMAKWLRQEGQTVGVVAVDPSSPYTGGALLGDRIRMQELSGDAGVYIRSMASRGAKGGLAAAVEDVCVAMAAAGRQVILIETMGVGQDEVEVAELADVTVLVLVPGMGDEVQSLKAGVMEVADVFVVNKSDRDGAERVEAEILAMQGLAVDAHEPVVRTVATTGAGVDELMASVRRCAAEKNGKKQRMELRMEGLRLDHLGVAVKSMDVARSFYEALGLTVSREETVEHEKVRTAMLPLGQSRIELLEATEEDSVIGRFVAKRGEGLHHVAIRVDGVDAMFDRLRLQGVRLASDEVRVGAGGHRYFFVHPASTGGVLVEIVGDAMGEGE from the coding sequence GTGAACGGATTGGGCGATCTCGAAGCGATGGTGGAGCGGCTGCGCGCTGGCGAGGTGCGGTCGCTGGCGCGGGCGGTATCGCTGGTCGAGGATGGGTCGGCCGTGGGGAGGGAGCTGGTCAGAGCTTGCCGTGGATATGCGGGGGATGCTCTGCGGGTGGGGATTACCGGGCCTCCGGGCGCGGGAAAGAGCACGCTGGTCGACCAAATGGCGAAGTGGCTCAGGCAGGAGGGGCAGACCGTGGGCGTGGTGGCGGTGGACCCGTCGAGTCCTTATACGGGAGGCGCGCTGCTGGGTGACCGAATACGGATGCAGGAGCTGAGTGGAGACGCGGGAGTGTATATCCGCAGCATGGCTTCGCGAGGGGCGAAGGGTGGGTTGGCCGCAGCGGTCGAGGATGTGTGCGTGGCGATGGCTGCGGCGGGGCGGCAGGTGATTCTGATTGAGACCATGGGAGTGGGGCAGGATGAGGTCGAGGTAGCGGAGCTGGCGGATGTGACCGTTCTGGTGCTGGTTCCGGGGATGGGTGACGAGGTGCAGAGTTTGAAGGCCGGAGTGATGGAGGTCGCGGACGTCTTTGTGGTGAACAAGAGCGATCGTGACGGCGCAGAGCGGGTGGAGGCGGAGATTCTGGCGATGCAGGGGTTGGCGGTGGATGCGCACGAACCGGTGGTGCGGACGGTGGCGACGACTGGCGCTGGAGTCGATGAGTTGATGGCTTCGGTGCGGCGATGCGCTGCGGAGAAGAACGGAAAGAAACAGCGGATGGAATTGAGGATGGAGGGGCTTCGGCTGGATCATCTTGGCGTGGCCGTAAAGAGTATGGACGTGGCGCGAAGTTTTTACGAGGCGCTGGGACTGACGGTGAGCCGCGAGGAGACGGTAGAGCATGAGAAGGTAAGGACGGCGATGTTGCCGCTCGGGCAGAGCCGGATTGAATTGCTGGAGGCTACGGAAGAGGACTCGGTGATTGGGCGGTTTGTCGCGAAGCGGGGCGAGGGGCTGCACCATGTCGCGATCAGGGTAGATGGCGTGGATGCGATGTTCGATCGATTGCGTTTGCAGGGCGTGCGGCTGGCCAGCGATGAGGTGCGCGTGGGCGCGGGGGGCCATCGATATTTTTTTGTGCATCCGGCGAGTACCGGTGGAGTTCTGGTGGAGATTGTTGGCGATGCGATGGGGGAAGGCGAGTAA